GGTTGACGGTGATGCGGCGCGCCGGGAACTCGAACTGCGCGCAGAGGATGGCGGCGCGCACGCGGTCGCGCGCCTCGCGCACCGCGGCTTCCGGCAGGCCGACGATCTGGGTGGACGGCAGGCCGCCGGACAGGTGCACTTCCACCCGTACCGGAGGCGCGGATACGCCCGCCCGTGCCCGGCTGTGCACCAGGGCCAGACTCATGGCGGCGGGCTCAGGACTGGGCGGGCTTGTCGGCCAGCTGGGCTTCCAGCGTGGCGACGGTGCGTTCCAGGGTTTCCAGCTTCTCGCGGGTGCGCAGCAGCACGGCCTGTTGCACGTCGAATTCCTCGCGCGTCACCAGGTCCAGCTTGGCCAGGCCGGCCTGCAGGGCCGACTTGAAGGTCTGCTGCAGCTCTTCCTGCGAATCACGCAGGCCAGGCGGCACCAGTTGGCTGAGGCGGCGGGCGAGGTCGTCGATGTGGTTGAGGTCGATCATGGCGGGTCTCCGGCTGAGCACCGAGCTTGCGAGGGCCGCAGGCGGGAGGCCATCGGCGTTCGCAGCGTGATGTTGTCGGAATTGTCCGAGCGGCGAGACCCACATTGAACCGCGAGACGGCCCCGTGTCGCAACCGCGCGGGGGCGCGTCGCGTTATCCTGCGTGCAGCACCGACGGGAGGAAGCTGCATGAAA
This genomic stretch from Pseudoxanthomonas sp. CF385 harbors:
- a CDS encoding accessory factor UbiK family protein, with protein sequence MIDLNHIDDLARRLSQLVPPGLRDSQEELQQTFKSALQAGLAKLDLVTREEFDVQQAVLLRTREKLETLERTVATLEAQLADKPAQS